The following nucleotide sequence is from Melioribacteraceae bacterium.
GACTTGCGTTGTAAGGGGAGATACTGCATTACAAATCGCTTCATTGTTTAGCAGCTATGATGTCGATGGTTACGATCCTTCGGTTTATGACGAGAATCCGGCATACCTTGGTGCGGATATCAGATTGTGGTATCAAGATACAGTTTACATTTTTGAAGAGAACACCGTATTTAATCCTACAAATCCGGATTCACTTTTCCATTTTTATTATTTGGATAAATTCAAACCAACTGGTAAAGGTGAACTATTAGAAATAGAAGCAACTCTTAGAAACGGTAAAAGATTGCGAGCATCTTGTTATACACCGGGTAGATTCAATTATAATACACAAGAAACTTCAAATACAATTCCGCCTGTGAATACTAGTAACGTAAATATTGTTTGGACAACCGAAGATACGGACAATTTTTATGTAGGCAGAATAAAGGTGAAATACTTTGAAAATATCGGGGGAACATCAACTCAAAAATGGTTACATCTTCCTGTTCGTTTGGTAGATAACAACGGTGAATTAATTCCTATTTATCCCGTTGCGTCAAAATCCCGTGCTGTATCTTATTCAATGAATGCAATTAATCATGCGTTTCAAAGTTTATCGGAAAATATTGCTAAAGAGAATATTACTATTTCTACATACGGAATAGTTGAAGTTCTATCATTGGATGAAAACCTCTCGCGGTACTATGCTTCCATTTTAGAGGATAATAAATATACAGTTAGAGTCAACGAATCAGATTATTCAAATGTTGACGGTGGTTTTGGTGTTTTTGGAAGTCTCAATCGAGAAACAAAAAGGATTACTATTCAATCAGATTATATAACAAGTTTTGGATATAAGGTTTTGTTCGAGAATTAATTATGAAAAGAAAAAATTTACTTCAGTTAGTGTTGATTATACTCTTTCTTCTAATTACCGTTTCCTGTGATAAGGAAGTATCGACTTCACCGTCAGAACCTGAACCGCCGAAAGGTATGATTTTTGTCGATTCCGAACCGGCGGGATTTAAAATTTATCTTGATGGAAGATTCACCGGAAGATTTACTCCCGATAGCATTCCTTTTATTGAAGAAAAACTTTTTGAGGTTGGATTAAAACGTAATCTTTGGAAAGATACATCTGTTTTTATAGAAGCAAGTAGTGTTCAGCCACCACAAATTGATGTAAATTATCTAGTTAATCCTTCAATGCGCGGTAGTCTAAATTTGGTTTCATCTCCACGAGATGCGAAAATTTATATAAATGACTCTTTGTTAACCGAAACTAGTCCAACTGTTATCAAAGGTTTGCTGCCCGGAAGTTATAATGTAAGATTTAGTTTTGAGCAGCATAGAGATAATCAAGCGATTGTTGCAGTAAAAAGTAGTCAGGTGACAAATGTAAATCTTGCATTGCGTGATACTTCAATCTGGGTTGATTATCGTAAACTTAATTCACCGCTTCCAACAGATATTTTAACATCTGTTGCCGTTGAATCATCGGGAATTGTCTGGATAGGTACGATTGACAAAGGTATTGTCAGATTTCAAAATAATGTTTTCCAGACGTTTGATAAATCAAACTCATTGTTGCCGCATGATAGAGTTACCGATGTATTTGTGGATGAAAATGATACTAAATGGATTGGAACTGAAGGAGGTTTCGCTCGTTTTGATGACCCGAATAACATGCAGGTTTATACTACTGCAAATTCTGAGCTGAGAAATAATAGGATAAACGTTATTACGGGTGATGGTGTCGGTACAATCTGGATAGGGAGTTGGGGCGGATTGGTTAAAATGGTAAACCAAACCATGGAAGTAATGAGAACTGAAAATTCAAACTTACCTTCTAATCTTATAAAAGAAGTTGATTGTGGTTTAACTGATATATGGGTTGTTGCGGATACATTTTTAACTAGATTTGACGGAACCAACTTCCAAAAGTTTGGACGCAAGAATAATAATATACCCAATTCAAACACTATAGGTGTTGAGATTGATGCCGAAGGTAATACT
It contains:
- a CDS encoding DUF4249 family protein yields the protein MKKLQILFFALTVFILLGCEENFSPKGDFEEKFALTCVVRGDTALQIASLFSSYDVDGYDPSVYDENPAYLGADIRLWYQDTVYIFEENTVFNPTNPDSLFHFYYLDKFKPTGKGELLEIEATLRNGKRLRASCYTPGRFNYNTQETSNTIPPVNTSNVNIVWTTEDTDNFYVGRIKVKYFENIGGTSTQKWLHLPVRLVDNNGELIPIYPVASKSRAVSYSMNAINHAFQSLSENIAKENITISTYGIVEVLSLDENLSRYYASILEDNKYTVRVNESDYSNVDGGFGVFGSLNRETKRITIQSDYITSFGYKVLFEN
- a CDS encoding PEGA domain-containing protein, whose amino-acid sequence is MKRKNLLQLVLIILFLLITVSCDKEVSTSPSEPEPPKGMIFVDSEPAGFKIYLDGRFTGRFTPDSIPFIEEKLFEVGLKRNLWKDTSVFIEASSVQPPQIDVNYLVNPSMRGSLNLVSSPRDAKIYINDSLLTETSPTVIKGLLPGSYNVRFSFEQHRDNQAIVAVKSSQVTNVNLALRDTSIWVDYRKLNSPLPTDILTSVAVESSGIVWIGTIDKGIVRFQNNVFQTFDKSNSLLPHDRVTDVFVDENDTKWIGTEGGFARFDDPNNMQVYTTANSELRNNRINVITGDGVGTIWIGSWGGLVKMVNQTMEVMRTENSNLPSNLIKEVDCGLTDIWVVADTFLTRFDGTNFQKFGRKNNNIPNSNTIGVEIDAEGNTWAAFSAQVITYPNLTTERIIGGLGVYNNSQWQSVFIGDLSLTMNDLYVDRDGYKWIATSSGLFRFLDLNTSIAFRPNNSGILSQSINGLVEDSRGTLWIATQDGLAKYKKYLETK